AGGCTGATCGGACACGACCGTGAAGTCATCGAACTTGGCTTCCAGACGAAGCTTGTCGAGAAAGTTAACCTTGATTTCCATGCATGAATTCCAAAATAGCGAGCAAAACGATTGAGCCGCTATTATCCGATTTTTTCAGCCGGAATCCTGTGCTTCTCATGGATGGAAGAAGCCTGTGTCTAGTGCCAATCCGGAGTTCCTTTGCCAGATCCATGCTTTGATAAGCGATTTGTCATGCCCAATGAACTCGCTCGCCAAGTTGTAGCAGTCATGAGCGAGCGACCAGAGGTCATTGAGCAAGCGCGCCGAAGTGCTAATGACCGGGGTGCAATGGCGACTTATCTCGCACTCGCAGTTACGAATAAATCGCCTATACAGATTTCTCCAAAGCGGCCGCTCGCGTCACCGGAATTCAGCTGTCAGAACTTCCAGTTCAGGCTGGCCTTGAACCCATGGTCTTCGAGCCCGTCACCGAACTGCCCTGAGTAGGAGGCTTCCAGCGTCAGGTTCGGCCGCAGCTGCGTCTCGATGCCCGCGTCAAACGCCGCGACGTTCTTTGCCAGCGGCACGCCGGCAAGGGTGAACGGCAGGCTGCCGCTGAAGGTGTGCGTGCTTGTGGGCGCGGTATCGCCGAACGCATGGCGCCAGCCCAGCATGCCGCGCAGGCGTGTGCTTTCACCCGCCTGCATGCTCGCGCGCAGGCCGATCGTCGAGAAGGTCGCATTGGTGCTGTCGCCCTCGCCGTACATCGCAGCGGGTCCACCACGCTCCAGGAACGCGTCACTCTTCAGTCTCACATGGGCCAGCCCGGAAAAAGGTTCGAGAACAGCGCGCCCCATGTCGATCTGGTGGCCGAGTTCGCCGAACACCTGCGTCGTCGTGCTGTCGTATTCGGCGTTCAAGCCCCCGGCGAAGCCCGCGAAGGCGACGGAGCGATTCGTTTCCGTCTTGTTCCAGCTATGGCTGGCGCCCAGACGCAGCGCTGTGGCGTCCCACTGCGTGCCGCCGTACGCGCCAAGGTGATAGCTGTCGGTCTTGCTGCCGCTGTTGCGCGCGCTGGTGTCCGCGCTCGCGCGGCTGTAGCCGCCGAGCATGCCCACACGCCAACCCGCACCCACGCCGGTATCCGCGCCGACCAAGAAGCCGCCGATGTCGCGCTTGAGCTTGGCTGCATTGCCGTCGCTGTCGATGCTGCCCCAGGAGCCGAATACATGGATCCAGGCCGAGTGCTTCTGGAGGTCCTCCGGGGTGCAGCCGGCGCGCATCTGCTGCGGCGTCTGCGCTGGGCTGGCCGCCGCACTGCCCGGCGCGCAGGCCGAGCCGCGCAGCCGATCAATCGCAGCTTCGCGCACGAAGCGGCTGTCTTCCAGCAACGCCGTCTTCGTGGATGCATGAATGTCCGCCGACAGCTGGTTCAGTGCATCGCGTGCCGCGGAGTCGTTGGGCAGCCATGTCACCTCATTGGCGAAACCGTTGCTGCCGGGCAGGCTGTCCAGTGCTCCGCCCACGGCCCCTTCGTTGGGTGTTTCTGCGGCATCGGTGATGTCGCGAAGTTTTTCTGCTGTCAGATAGACATGGTTTGCGTCATAGCTGTCAATCAACCGCGCGAAAGCGCTCTGCGTATTGCCCGCCAGGCTGTAGGTGCCTGCCACGCCACCATCGGCGCTGAGCACGGTGTAGCGGGTGCCCACGCTGTAGCTCACGGCCCCGGCTCGCACGACCTCGAGACGTGACCCGGTCCCGATGCTGGCGCTGCCGCTTACGCGAATCAGGTCTGATGCGGTGGACGCCGGGTCGACTTCGACTTGATAGGTCGAGCCCGCCAGCTGGGCGAAATTGCCATTGACGCTGAGGATACCGATGGAATTCCCCGGTGCGACCGTGCCCGCGATGGTCGTGCTGCCCACCGAACCCGAACCCTGGAGCCGCCCCGGGGCGAGCACGTTGAGCGTGCCGCCGAGCGTGCCGTTGACGGCGAGTGTGCCGGCTTCCACGGTGGTGCCGGCCGAGGCGGCGCTGTTTCCGTTCAGCACTATCGTGCCGCCCTTCACGGTGATCGTGTTGGCGCTGATGGTGCTGTCGATCTGCGCCAAGCCCGAGTTCATGACGATGGCGTCCATCCCGCTGATGGCATAGGCCCCTCCATGGACGAAGCTGTTCGAGCCGAGGTTGAAGTTGAGCGCGTCGACGCCGTCGCCGGTGATGTTGCCGTTGATCGCGCCGCCGGTGACGTTGAGCGTGTCGGTGCCGCCGCCGAGCAGCACGGCGCCGTTCAGGGTGCCGGCGATGGTGATGGTCGCGTTGCCGCCGATTTCGTCGATGCCGTCGCGGTTGAAGTCGCCGTCCCGGATCGCCACGCCGGAAGAGCCCGCATTGATCACGGCACCCGTGCCGATGTTGACGATGCCGCCGGCAGCGGCCGAGGTGTGGATCGCGGCGCCGAAGCCGCCGCCCCCGGTCACAGTGCCACCGGAGACATCCACCGCGTAAGTGCCGGTGTTGCTCGAGGCGAAGACGCCGTCGCTGTTGGTCCCGGTGGCGGCGACCGTGCCGCCGCTCATCTGCACCTGGGCCAAGCCTTTTCCGGTGTGTCGCGCCCACAAACCGGTGGCTCCTGTGGACAGAACGGAGCCGCCACTCATGGTGATGCTTGCCGTACCTGTGTGGTTGGTCCCCGAGATCGACGACGTGACGCCTGTGCCGGATGCCTGGACCGTGCCGCCGGTCATCACGACGGTCGCGTTGCCGGTTCCGGCAACGCTGGCTGTCGACGCGACGATCCCGCCCCCTGTCCCGGTATTCAAGACCTGTCCGCCGGTCAGCGTCACCTGGGCACTGGCACCCGCACTGCCGCCGTGGGCTGACACGGTGTTGGTCGCACCGGTCGAAGTGAGCGTTCCGCTGCCGATGTTCACGGAGGCGAGCCCGCCGACTGCTGAATTGGTGACCGTCACAGCCGAACCCGTGGCGGTGATCGACTGGATATCTGTCACATTGACCGTCAGATTGAGGCTCGGCACGGCGGGCGGAGCCTGAAGCGATACGCCTTGCGTGCCCGAAACCACCATGCTCGGGTTGGCGAGGTTGAGCGTCAATCCGTTGGACCCGGCGTAGGAGATCCCTGTCGCATAGCTCGCGCCCGAGCAGGTGAGGGTGTCCTGCCCGGCTCCATCCGCTCCACACTCCCATGCAGCACGCGAGATTGAGGGTGCTGCGGCGAGAAGCGCTACGGCGAGCGCGGTGGCCGAGACAGAAAACGCGGAAGTGTTTGTTTCAGCGGCGCTGAACGGCCCTGCTGCCGGGCGTTCCACCTTATTGACGGGGCGTTTGCCGCTCGACTTGCCATTGCACGATTTCATCAGGAAAGCTTTCACAAATTGATACTTCCCGATTATCTATGCCAATGACTTCATACAACCCCCGGAATAGCAGCTGTATGTGTGCCCAATTTAAAATGCGAGAGCGGCCCAATGTTCGCAGTAGGCCGAACCCAGACTATCGGATCATGTTGAAGTCGCAACGAATTCCGACACGACTCATCAAGTTAAATCACATTCACTGTAGATTTACAGGACAGTAAAAAATACATGGCGCAGCAAGTATCAGCTGCGCCCCGATTTCACTGAAAGACTATCCGACTGCACGCAACACTTGTGTGCTTTCATGTCTCCGCACCAGCGGCAACACTTCTTCGCCGACCCGATAGGCTTCTTCCAGATGCGGCGTGCCCGCCAGGATGAAGGCATCGGCACCCAATTGCACCAGTTCATCGAGCCGTTCCGCCACCTACTGGTAGCTGCCGACGATGCCTTGCGTCTGACCGCCGTGCAGCAGGCTGAAGCCGGACCAGACGTTCGGTTCGATGATCAAATCCCTGTAGCTGTTGATCGTGGTCGGGCGGTTGGCGCGCTGGCGCCTCGCGCCGACGGAATCGCCCGCGCCATTGCCGAAAAAGTTCTCCAGCGTGGCCTTGTCGATCTGTTCGAAACCGCGCCGCACTTCCGTCCATGCTTCTTCTTCCGTCGGGCGGGCGACGATATCGACGCGCACTGCACACTTGATCTTGCGGCCTAGCGCGTCGGTCTTTTCCTTCACGCGGCGGAACTTCTCGCGCAGCGCGTCGAAGGGCTCCAGCCAGGTCAGGTAATAATCGGCATGCTTCGATGCCGAGGCGAGCGCCGCGTCGGACGAGCCGGAAAAATAGATTTCCGGGAATTCCTCCAGCGACAGCGGATCGGGCAGGCCGGCATTCTCCACCTGATAAAACTTGCCTCGATAGGAAAAAAGGCCGCCCTTCCACACGCCGCGCACGATGTCGAGAAATTCCGTGGTGCGGGTGTAGCGGTCGTCGTGGCCCGCCGAGTCGTCCCACCAGAGCTGTGCCGGGCCGCCACCGCCGGTGATGACGGCGATGCATGTGCGTGTTCGGCAAGGTGCTGCTTTCTCAGCGTCCGGCGCATTGCTCTGCTGGTCACGCAACAGTGGGTGATGATCGGCAATCAGGTGGAAGCCGGATGGATGCGGCACCGGAACCGGCGAGGGATCATGCGAAATATGGATAAGCTACTTCGGCTTTATTCGTTCACGGCTGGATGTTTGTCACGCTAAAGTCAAAGCATGGAACTTCTAGCGCACAATTTCTTGTCCGAGTTCGCGCGCAGCGTCAATGCGGAGAAGGGCGTGGATGAACAAGAAGACCCGCTGATCGCGTTTCGCGACGCGCGCAACAGTTCGCTGCAGGGCGCGTATCTCATCCTTGCCGCCCGCGCTCTTGGTCTGGATGTGGGGCTGATGTCCGGCTTCAATGCGGATCGCATCAACCAGGAGTTCTTCCCGGATGGTCGTTACCGCGTCAACTTTATCGCCAATCTCGGTTATGGCGATCCGGCATCGATTCATCCGCGCGGACCACGTCTTGAGTTCGAGACGGCGGTGCAATTGCTTTAATCGCATGGAATTCGAGATTCGCACGGCGGTGTCGGAGGATGCAGCATCTGTCTGCAAGGTACTGTGCCGCTCCATCTCGGAATGCTGCATTGAAGACCATCGCAACGATGGCGCGATTCTCGCTGCATGGCTGGGCAACAAGACGCCGGGGACCGTGGGGACGTGGCTACTCGCGCCGGATCATTATTCACTGGTCGCGGTTGCGGATCATGAGCCGGTCGGCGTCGCGATGCTGACGCGGGCAGGAAAAATTGTGCTGTGCCATGTCACGCCGGAAGTGCGTTTCACCGGGATCGGCAAATCCCTGCTGCAGGCGATCGAAGTGCAGGCCGGACAGTGGAATCTTAATGAGCTGCGAGTGGCGAGCACGGTCACCGCACGAGACTTCTATCGCCGCAACGGCTACCGTCAAATCGGCAAGACGACATCCGTGTTCGGCATCGAAACATTCACGTTTTCGAAACGGCTGTGCGACAGCTATCAAAAGAGAGTGGTTTGCAAATGCGCCTTGTAGGCACACATTGGCAGTAAGAGCGCCTAACAAAATGATTCTGAGGGTGTTGTGCCGCCTTGCCGTACCGGTCGTACTGTCTGCGGCGGCACCCTTGCAGGGCGCGCACTGGCTTGCATGCCAGCGCCGTTTCGCAGGCGGGCAGCATGCTGCCCGAATTCCCTGCTGCACCCTACTCGGAACCGCTTCGCTTCATTTTGTTAGGCGCTCTAAATTTCATGAATCTCGTGTCACCCCCGCGAAGATTGCAGCAGGGGATGAACTGTTCATCAAATGCGCTCATGGAAGATTTTCGAATATCCATATTCGAATCATGCACAGGCATGCATGCGCATGGATATTTCTTCAATTGCTTGCCTCCCGGAATTGCGCCACCGGAATTGCGCCACCGGAATTGCGCCACCGGAATTACGCCACCGGAATTACGCCACCGGAATTGCACCATATACGCAATTCAAATAAGGAACCGCAAAACTATTCGTTCTTTTTCAAGAAGCATTTCCTTAATCTGTTGACTTCGGAAATCATCTTGAGGGAGAACGAAATGTTGTTGAAGAAACTGATCCAGTCGGCAGTTGCATTGGCACTTGTCGCGCAATCCGCCTATGCGGCCGACGTCAATCTGTTGAACGTGTCCTACGATCCGACGCGCGAGTTGTACCAGGACTTCAACAAGTCGTTCTCCGCGCAGTGGAAGGCGAAGAACGGCGACAACGTGACCGTCAAGCAGTCGCACGGCGGTTCCGGCAAGCAGGCGCGTTCCGTGATCGACGGTCTCGATGCGGATATCGTGACGCTGGCGCTGGCTTACGACATCGACGAAATCGCCGATCGCGGTCTGCTGGCGAAGGATTGGCAGAAACGTCTGCCGCACAACAGCGCACCGTACACCTCGACCATCGTGTTCCTCGTGCGCAAGGGTAATCCGAAGGGCATCAAGGACTGGAACGATCTGGTCAAGCCGGGTGTCGCGGTGATCTCGCCGAACCCGAAAACTTCCGGCGGCGCGCGCTGGAACTATCTGGCCGCATGGGGCTATGCGCTGAAACAGCCGGGCGGCAACGACGCGATTGCGAAAGAGTTTGTGGCAAAGCTGTTCAGGAATATTCCTGTGCTTGATTCCGGTGCGCGCGGTTCGACGACGACTTTCGTCGAACGCGGTATCGGCGACGTGCTGATCGCCTGGGAGAATGAAGCGATCCTTGCGATCAAGGAACTCGGTCCGGACAAGTTCGAAGTGGTTGCACCGACCATCAGCATCCTGGCCGAACCGCCGGTTGCCGTGGTGGACAAGGTCGTGGACAAGCGCGGCACGCGCAAGGTCGCGGAAGCCTATCTGCAATATCTGTACAGCGACGAAGGACAGGAAATCGCGGCGCAGAATTACTACCGTCCGATCTCGGACAAGGTGGCGAAGAAATATGCCGCGCAATTCCCGAAGGTCAATCTGTTCACGATCGACGCCGTATTCGGAGGCTGGACCAAAGCGCAGAAGGCGCACTTCTCCGACGGCGGTTCGTTCGACCAGATCTATCAGCCGGGCAGGAAGTAATCGCGCGCCGCTTTCAGGGACAAGACAATGACGATTCTTCTGCTGGCCGGCAGCCCCTCGATTCCATCGCGTTCGACCCGATTGCTGCACCACATCGGCGAGAAGCTCGCGTTGCAGGGACACCGCTATTCCAGGCTGCACGTGCTGGACCTGCCGGCGCAGGCGCTGCTGCAAGCCGATTACAACAACGCCGACATCAAGCTGGCGAAGGCGCAGGTGGAACAGGCCGAGGCGGTGATCGTGGCCACGCCGGTGTACAAGGCGGCGTACAGCGGCGTGCTGAAGGCCTTTCTCGATCTGCTGCCGCAGGATGGTCTGGCCGGCAAGCTGGTGCTGCCGATCGCGACCGGCGGCAGCCAGTCGCACATGCTGGCGCTGGACTATGCCTTGCGCCCCGTGCTGTCGGCGCTCGCCGCGAAGCACATCCTGCCGAGCATCTATGCCACCGAGGCACAGGTCCAGTGGGCCGCCGACAAGGGTTTGACACTCGATCCGGCGATTGCGCAGCGCGTCGCCGACGCTGTCGAGAATCTGTCGACGAACCTGCTGACC
The Noviherbaspirillum cavernae DNA segment above includes these coding regions:
- a CDS encoding autotransporter outer membrane beta-barrel domain-containing protein is translated as MKAFLMKSCNGKSSGKRPVNKVERPAAGPFSAAETNTSAFSVSATALAVALLAAAPSISRAAWECGADGAGQDTLTCSGASYATGISYAGSNGLTLNLANPSMVVSGTQGVSLQAPPAVPSLNLTVNVTDIQSITATGSAVTVTNSAVGGLASVNIGSGTLTSTGATNTVSAHGGSAGASAQVTLTGGQVLNTGTGGGIVASTASVAGTGNATVVMTGGTVQASGTGVTSSISGTNHTGTASITMSGGSVLSTGATGLWARHTGKGLAQVQMSGGTVAATGTNSDGVFASSNTGTYAVDVSGGTVTGGGGFGAAIHTSAAAGGIVNIGTGAVINAGSSGVAIRDGDFNRDGIDEIGGNATITIAGTLNGAVLLGGGTDTLNVTGGAINGNITGDGVDALNFNLGSNSFVHGGAYAISGMDAIVMNSGLAQIDSTISANTITVKGGTIVLNGNSAASAGTTVEAGTLAVNGTLGGTLNVLAPGRLQGSGSVGSTTIAGTVAPGNSIGILSVNGNFAQLAGSTYQVEVDPASTASDLIRVSGSASIGTGSRLEVVRAGAVSYSVGTRYTVLSADGGVAGTYSLAGNTQSAFARLIDSYDANHVYLTAEKLRDITDAAETPNEGAVGGALDSLPGSNGFANEVTWLPNDSAARDALNQLSADIHASTKTALLEDSRFVREAAIDRLRGSACAPGSAAASPAQTPQQMRAGCTPEDLQKHSAWIHVFGSWGSIDSDGNAAKLKRDIGGFLVGADTGVGAGWRVGMLGGYSRASADTSARNSGSKTDSYHLGAYGGTQWDATALRLGASHSWNKTETNRSVAFAGFAGGLNAEYDSTTTQVFGELGHQIDMGRAVLEPFSGLAHVRLKSDAFLERGGPAAMYGEGDSTNATFSTIGLRASMQAGESTRLRGMLGWRHAFGDTAPTSTHTFSGSLPFTLAGVPLAKNVAAFDAGIETQLRPNLTLEASYSGQFGDGLEDHGFKASLNWKF
- a CDS encoding LLM class flavin-dependent oxidoreductase; this translates as MPHPSGFHLIADHHPLLRDQQSNAPDAEKAAPCRTRTCIAVITGGGGPAQLWWDDSAGHDDRYTRTTEFLDIVRGVWKGGLFSYRGKFYQVENAGLPDPLSLEEFPEIYFSGSSDAALASASKHADYYLTWLEPFDALREKFRRVKEKTDALGRKIKCAVRVDIVARPTEEEAWTEVRRGFEQIDKATLENFFGNGAGDSVGARRQRANRPTTINSYRDLIIEPNVWSGFSLLHGGQTQGIVGSYQ
- a CDS encoding GNAT family N-acetyltransferase produces the protein MEFEIRTAVSEDAASVCKVLCRSISECCIEDHRNDGAILAAWLGNKTPGTVGTWLLAPDHYSLVAVADHEPVGVAMLTRAGKIVLCHVTPEVRFTGIGKSLLQAIEVQAGQWNLNELRVASTVTARDFYRRNGYRQIGKTTSVFGIETFTFSKRLCDSYQKRVVCKCAL
- a CDS encoding sulfate ABC transporter substrate-binding protein encodes the protein MLLKKLIQSAVALALVAQSAYAADVNLLNVSYDPTRELYQDFNKSFSAQWKAKNGDNVTVKQSHGGSGKQARSVIDGLDADIVTLALAYDIDEIADRGLLAKDWQKRLPHNSAPYTSTIVFLVRKGNPKGIKDWNDLVKPGVAVISPNPKTSGGARWNYLAAWGYALKQPGGNDAIAKEFVAKLFRNIPVLDSGARGSTTTFVERGIGDVLIAWENEAILAIKELGPDKFEVVAPTISILAEPPVAVVDKVVDKRGTRKVAEAYLQYLYSDEGQEIAAQNYYRPISDKVAKKYAAQFPKVNLFTIDAVFGGWTKAQKAHFSDGGSFDQIYQPGRK
- the ssuE gene encoding NADPH-dependent FMN reductase, with the protein product MTILLLAGSPSIPSRSTRLLHHIGEKLALQGHRYSRLHVLDLPAQALLQADYNNADIKLAKAQVEQAEAVIVATPVYKAAYSGVLKAFLDLLPQDGLAGKLVLPIATGGSQSHMLALDYALRPVLSALAAKHILPSIYATEAQVQWAADKGLTLDPAIAQRVADAVENLSTNLLTLRSSSATAFTPVPFSQVRCSV